In Alistipes sp. ZOR0009, one DNA window encodes the following:
- a CDS encoding NAD(P)H-dependent oxidoreductase, whose amino-acid sequence MYKSDILNAFNVRHACMEFDTSKKVAEDDFDLILEAARLSPSAFGFEPWKFLVVQQKALRELLKEGAWGGTLKIETASHLVVTLCRKDEMRAGSPYLRYMMRDIQGMSEVQAMLTESLFTEFQTRDLDLSDDRALFDWASKQCYIALGNMMTAAALMGIDSCAIEAFNHKTTDGILAAHFGVDTARMGVVHMVAFGYRRYQPQPKTRKPLSEIVEVF is encoded by the coding sequence ATGTATAAGTCTGATATTTTAAACGCCTTCAACGTTAGGCACGCATGTATGGAGTTCGATACATCGAAAAAGGTCGCAGAGGATGATTTTGATCTTATCCTCGAGGCTGCGCGTCTTTCGCCAAGCGCGTTTGGTTTCGAGCCTTGGAAGTTTTTAGTTGTGCAGCAGAAGGCGCTTCGCGAGCTCCTTAAGGAGGGAGCTTGGGGTGGTACGCTTAAGATCGAAACGGCCAGCCACCTGGTGGTAACTCTGTGCCGAAAGGATGAGATGCGGGCAGGAAGTCCCTACCTTCGGTATATGATGCGCGATATACAGGGAATGTCGGAAGTGCAGGCAATGCTAACGGAGTCTCTTTTTACCGAATTTCAAACGCGCGATCTCGATTTAAGCGACGACCGTGCGCTTTTTGATTGGGCCTCGAAGCAATGCTACATTGCCTTAGGCAATATGATGACCGCAGCCGCCTTAATGGGAATCGACTCGTGCGCCATTGAGGCGTTTAACCACAAAACTACCGACGGCATCCTTGCCGCTCATTTTGGGGTAGACACCGCTCGTATGGGCGTGGTGCACATGGTTGCCTTCGGCTATCGCAGGTATCAGCCCCAACCTAAAACCCGAAAACCGCTGTCCGAGATTGTTGAGGTGTTCTAA